From a single Nicotiana tabacum cultivar K326 chromosome 8, ASM71507v2, whole genome shotgun sequence genomic region:
- the LOC107831708 gene encoding uncharacterized protein LOC107831708 has protein sequence MGSTQFWFDNWTEMGALYFQVLAEFGIDEDIHNVNDLVENGMWNVDKMFESLPEDFAHHIVQNIRPPTESSQLDTPFWMLETRGHFTVKSAWDYLRRRANPRLAYKMIWVWKAKLPLDDFLRRLGYSMPSKCWCCADPKEESLVHLFFTSNTARSVWSYFMRRAGIALDGLSLHQAITKCWTAPIVPRLKPVLQALPACIVWELWKRRNSLKYGEAVSVSRVIYQVSYTLQSLVKLKKPGLQVPHKWLDLLTMIEQYTPRLKYDKVLWEFPSRGWIKVNTDGACRGNPGGVQLTDSLLLKNIIEESWNPPWYITEHVEEIIRLKEQSIIKVTHIFREGKTLADHIANYALDERNTECHGFWDLDSKGRRIINEDKMQCPYIRVKVARN, from the exons ATGGGATCAACACAATTCTGGTTCGACAATTGGACTGAGATGGGAGCCTTATATTTCCAAGTGCTTGCAGAGTTTGGCATCGATGAGGATATTCATAATGTTAATGATCTGGTTGAAAATGGTATGTGGAATGTGGATAAAATGTTTGAGAGCCTACCTGAAGATTTTGCACACCACATTGTGCAGAACATTAGACCACCAACTGAAAGTTCACAGTTAGATACTCCTTTCTGGATGCTTGAAACAAGGGGACATTTTACAGTAAAGTCTGCATGGGATTACCTGCGAAGAAGAGCCAACCCAAGATTAGCTTACAAGATGATATGG GTGTGGAAAGCCAAACTGCCACTTGATGATTTCTTGCGTAGACTAGGATACTCCATGCCTTCTAAATGTTGGTGTTGTGCTGATCCTAAGGAGGAGTCATTAGTACATTTGTTCTTCACATCAAATACAGCTAGAAGTGTTTGGAGTTACTTCATGAGGAGAGCAGGAATTGCATTAGATGGGTTGTCATTACATCAAGCAATTACTAAGTGTTGGACAGCACCAATAGTACCTAGATTGAAGCCAGTATTACAAGCTTTACCTGCATGCATAGTATGGGAACTCTGGAAAAGAAGAAACAGTTTGAAATATGGAGAAGCAGTGTCAGTGAGTAGAGTTATTTACCAAGTGTCATATACTTTGCAATCGCTGGTCAAACTGAAAAAGCCAGGACTACAGGTGCCTCACAAGTGGCTGGACTTACTGACAATGATAGAGCAATACACACCTCGACTGAAATATGATAAAGTGTTATGGGAATTTCCTTCAAGAGGATGGATCAAAGTGAATACGGATGGAGCATGTAGAGGGAACCCAGGAGGAGTTCAATTG ACAGATTCTCTTCTATTAAAGAACATTATAGAGGAATCATGGAATCCTCCTTGGTATATAACTGAACATGTAGAGGAGATTATAAGACTGAAGGAACAAAGTATCATCAAGGTCACTCACATATtcagagaagggaaaacattagCAGACCACATTGCCAATTATGCTCTAGATGAAAGAAATACTGAGTGCCATGGTTTCTGGGATCTGGACTCAAAAGGAAGGAGGATCATTAACGAAGATAAGATGCAATGTCCTTACATAAGAGTAAAGGTTGCAAGGAATTAG